In a single window of the Cucumis melo cultivar AY chromosome 11, USDA_Cmelo_AY_1.0, whole genome shotgun sequence genome:
- the LOC103497393 gene encoding uncharacterized protein LOC103497393: protein MVDVDRRMSTLNPAHIAGLRRLSARAAATSSAPLRNSLLSFSSLADKVLTHLRNSGVQVQPGLSDAEFARAEAEFCFSFPPDLRAVLSAGLPVGPGFPDWRSPGARLHLRSSLDLPIAAISFQIAKNTLWSCSWGHKPAEPEKALRIARNLLKRAPVLIPIFNHCYIPCNPPLAGNPIFFVDENRVLCCGLDLSDFFERESLFRCSASDSDSDSLFSKQRSLAQKSIVPSANFSRRSMDSGVVRTPRWVEFWSDAAIDRRRRNSSSSSNSSPDRFFEMPRSEVPKWVGKYLVELGSVLKTGGWSESEVAEMVEVSAAGIFDGEMVMLDNQAVLDALLLKVDRFSGSLRRSGWSSEEVSEAFGFDFRPEKGKKLAKKLSAELVERIGKLAESVSRS, encoded by the coding sequence ATGGTCGACGTTGACCGGAGAATGTCCACCCTCAACCCCGCCCACATCGCCGGCCTACGCCGTCTCTCCGCCCGCGCCGCCGCCACTTCCTCTGCCCCCCTCCGCAACAGCCTCCTCTCCTTCTCCTCCCTCGCCGATAAAGTCCTCACCCATCTTAGGAACTCCGGTGTCCAAGTCCAGCCCGGTCTCTCCGACGCTGAATTTGCCCGAGCTGAGGCCGAGTTCTGCTTCTCTTTCCCGCCTGATCTCCGTGCTGTGCTCTCCGCCGGCCTTCCTGTCGGCCCGGGCTTCCCGGACTGGCGTTCCCCCGGCGCTCGGCTCCATCTCCGATCATCTCTTGACCTTCCTATTGCTGCAATTTCCTTCCAAATCGCGAAAAATACACTCTGGTCCTGCTCTTGGGGCCACAAACCGGCTGAACCAGAAAAGGCATTAAGGATTGCGAGGAATTTACTTAAACGAGCCCCTGTTTTGATCCCCATTTTCAACCATTGTTACATTCCTTGCAACCCACCTTTGGCCGGAAACCCCATTTTCTTTGTTGATGAGAACCGTGTTCTTTGCTGTGGGTTGGATTTGTCTGATTTCTTCGAACGGGAGTCTCTATTTCGGTGCTCTGCTTCGGATTCCGATTCCGATTCTCTGTTCTCGAAACAAAGGTCTCTCGCACAGAAGTCCATTGTACCATCAGCGAATTTCTCACGGAGGAGCATGGACTCGGGGGTTGTGAGAACACCAAGGTGGGTTGAGTTTTGGAGCGATGCCGCGATAGATCGGCGGCGGAGGAACTCGTCATCCTCGTCAAATTCTTCACCAGATCGATTCTTCGAGATGCCGAGATCTGAAGTACCGAAGTGGGTTGGAAAGTATCTCGTCGAATTGGGATCGGTTTTGAAGACCGGTGGGTGGAGTGAATCAGAGGTGGCGGAAATGGTGGAGGTCTCGGCGGCGGGAATCTTCGACGGAGAGATGGTTATGTTGGACAATCAGGCGGTTTTGGATGCACTTCTTTTGAAAGTGGACCGGTTTTCCGGTTCATTGCGGCGGTCCGGTTGGAGCTCGGAGGAGGTCTCGGAGGCGTTTGGGTTCGATTTTCGGCCGGAGAAGGGTAAGAAACTGGCTAAGAAGCTATCGGCAGAACTGGTGGAGCGTATTGGGAAACTGGCTGAGTCGGTTTCCCGGTCATGA